From a single Aggregatilinea lenta genomic region:
- a CDS encoding DUF1349 domain-containing protein has translation MHWFNEPPHWSEENGTLTVTTGPKTDFWRKTHYGFVRDNGHVYGETVSGNFVAEVKVAGQYHDLYDQAGLMIRQDESHWLKCGIEFVEGVQHASAVATNEHSDWSVVPLAGSPSAIWLRVKRSGDAVEVHYSLGGADYIMLRLAYLPEGGTVQVGPMCCSPDGDGFSVTFENFTVRPIE, from the coding sequence ATGCACTGGTTCAACGAACCGCCCCACTGGTCCGAGGAAAACGGCACGCTGACCGTCACCACCGGGCCGAAAACCGACTTCTGGCGTAAGACGCACTACGGCTTCGTGCGCGACAACGGCCACGTCTACGGCGAGACCGTCAGCGGGAACTTCGTGGCGGAGGTGAAGGTCGCCGGGCAGTACCACGACCTCTACGATCAGGCCGGGCTGATGATCCGCCAGGATGAATCGCATTGGCTGAAGTGCGGCATCGAGTTCGTGGAGGGCGTGCAGCACGCCAGCGCCGTCGCCACGAATGAACACTCGGACTGGTCGGTCGTGCCGTTGGCGGGCAGCCCGTCCGCGATCTGGCTGCGCGTGAAACGCAGCGGTGACGCGGTCGAGGTGCATTACTCGCTCGGCGGCGCGGACTATATTATGCTGCGTCTCGCGTACCTGCCGGAAGGCGGCACGGTCCAGGTGGGGCCAATGTGCTGCTCGCCGGACGGGGACGGCTTCAGCGTGACGTTCGAGAATTTCACCGTCCGGCCTATCGAGTAG
- a CDS encoding UDP-N-acetylglucosamine--N-acetylmuramyl-(pentapeptide) pyrophosphoryl-undecaprenol N-acetylglucosamine transferase, whose protein sequence is MRILISAGGTGGGIYPALAVAGALRKLDPEGTLTFVGARGDVVRDLVTQADVHFDGYDDVLAGPLHGVPLMQKISSALKLVIGVLQALMVLLRTRPQALFLTGGWVGFPVAAAGWLLRRPIVIYVPDIEPGLALKVLGRLARVIAATVPDTAAYFPGKRVVVTGYPLRPALLEATREEGLHLFSLDPQRRTLLVFGGSRGARSLNTAIGAIAPALLASGVQILHITGKLDWPQVEARHATLDSTQRAFYQIFPYRADIGYAFAAADLVVSRAGASSLAEYPQHALPAILVPYPYAWRYQKVNADYLAGQGAGIRLEDERLADDLLPLLRDLFADPARLAAMRDAMAALKRSDGAEAIAQLVLDTARS, encoded by the coding sequence GTGAGGATCTTGATTTCAGCCGGGGGAACCGGGGGCGGAATATACCCCGCGTTAGCGGTCGCCGGGGCGCTTCGTAAGCTCGATCCTGAAGGCACACTGACATTTGTCGGCGCGCGTGGCGACGTCGTGCGCGATCTGGTCACCCAAGCCGACGTGCATTTCGACGGCTATGACGACGTGCTGGCCGGGCCGCTGCACGGCGTCCCGCTGATGCAAAAGATCAGCAGCGCGCTCAAGCTGGTGATCGGCGTGCTGCAAGCGCTGATGGTGCTGCTGCGCACGCGGCCCCAGGCGCTGTTCCTGACCGGCGGTTGGGTGGGCTTTCCCGTCGCGGCGGCGGGCTGGCTGCTGCGCCGCCCGATCGTGATCTACGTGCCGGACATCGAGCCGGGGCTGGCGCTGAAGGTATTGGGACGTTTGGCGCGCGTCATCGCGGCGACTGTGCCCGACACGGCGGCCTACTTCCCCGGCAAGCGCGTGGTCGTGACGGGCTACCCGCTGCGCCCGGCGCTGCTGGAGGCCACGCGCGAAGAGGGCCTGCACCTGTTCAGCCTGGACCCCCAACGGCGCACGCTGCTGGTGTTTGGCGGCAGCCGGGGCGCGCGCAGCCTGAACACGGCCATCGGCGCGATTGCGCCCGCGCTGCTGGCGAGCGGCGTGCAGATCCTGCACATCACGGGCAAGCTCGACTGGCCGCAGGTCGAGGCGCGCCACGCGACGTTAGACTCGACGCAGCGCGCGTTTTACCAGATTTTCCCGTACCGCGCCGATATCGGGTATGCGTTCGCGGCGGCGGATCTGGTCGTCAGCCGGGCGGGAGCCTCGTCGCTGGCCGAATATCCGCAGCACGCGCTGCCCGCGATCCTGGTGCCGTACCCGTACGCGTGGCGCTACCAGAAGGTGAACGCGGATTATCTGGCGGGGCAAGGGGCGGGCATCCGGCTGGAAGACGAGCGGCTGGCCGACGACCTGCTGCCGCTGCTGCGCGATCTGTTCGCGGACCCGGCGCGGCTGGCGGCCATGCGCGATGCGATGGCCGCGCTCAAGCGCTCGGACGGCGCGGAAGCCATTGCGCAGCTTGTGCTCGACACGGCGCGATCATAG
- the ftsZ gene encoding cell division protein FtsZ: MADTLPVGGDNFANIKVIGIGGGGNNAVNRMIEEGLGGVEFIGINTDAQALLLSKAKTRVRIGDKLTRGLGAGGNPEIGRKAAEESSDELYEVLRGADMVFITCGMGGGTGTGGAPVVAQVAKELGSLTIGVVTRPFTFEGARRIQSAEAGIEALKSQVDTLIVIPNDRLLQIVDKRASLQDAFGMADDVLRQGIQGISELITVPGLINLDFADVRTIMSEGGAALMAVGRASGEDRARTAAEEAISSSLLDVTIDGARGILFNITGGPDLSLFEVNEAAAIIKETAHADVNLIFGAVIDENMGDEVRMTVIATGFDHTRVSTRRPVDARGRTGAGGTQRPAARPATPAEPARPAAPEVMDEETDASPQQQPASRKVDEEFTSRVYDTNDLDIPAFLRRR; this comes from the coding sequence ATGGCCGATACACTGCCGGTGGGTGGCGACAATTTTGCCAATATTAAAGTAATCGGGATCGGCGGTGGCGGGAACAATGCCGTCAACCGCATGATTGAAGAGGGCCTGGGGGGCGTCGAGTTTATCGGCATCAATACAGATGCTCAGGCGCTATTGTTAAGCAAGGCCAAAACGCGGGTTCGCATCGGCGACAAGCTGACGCGCGGCCTGGGCGCGGGCGGCAATCCCGAAATCGGGCGTAAAGCTGCCGAGGAAAGCTCGGACGAGCTGTACGAAGTGCTGCGCGGCGCAGACATGGTCTTCATTACATGCGGGATGGGTGGGGGAACCGGGACCGGCGGCGCGCCTGTGGTGGCCCAGGTCGCTAAGGAACTTGGTTCGCTGACCATCGGCGTCGTGACGCGCCCGTTTACCTTCGAAGGTGCGCGCCGCATCCAGTCCGCAGAGGCGGGGATCGAAGCGCTGAAGAGCCAGGTCGATACCCTGATCGTGATCCCTAACGACCGTCTGCTGCAAATCGTCGATAAGCGCGCCAGCCTGCAAGACGCATTCGGTATGGCTGACGACGTGCTGCGCCAGGGTATTCAGGGCATCTCCGAGCTGATCACGGTGCCCGGTCTGATCAACCTCGACTTCGCGGACGTCCGCACGATCATGTCCGAGGGCGGCGCGGCGCTGATGGCCGTGGGTCGCGCCAGCGGCGAGGATCGCGCCCGGACGGCGGCGGAAGAGGCGATCAGCAGCAGCTTGCTCGACGTCACCATCGATGGTGCGCGCGGCATCCTGTTCAACATCACCGGCGGCCCAGACCTCAGCCTGTTCGAGGTCAACGAAGCGGCAGCCATCATCAAGGAAACGGCGCACGCGGATGTCAACCTGATCTTCGGTGCTGTCATTGACGAAAACATGGGCGACGAAGTCCGCATGACCGTGATCGCGACGGGCTTCGACCATACGCGCGTCAGCACGCGGCGTCCGGTCGATGCACGCGGTCGCACGGGGGCGGGCGGCACGCAGCGCCCGGCTGCCCGGCCTGCGACCCCGGCGGAACCTGCCCGGCCCGCTGCGCCTGAGGTGATGGACGAGGAAACCGACGCGTCCCCTCAACAGCAGCCAGCCTCGCGCAAGGTGGATGAGGAATTCACGTCGCGGGTCTACGACACGAACGATCTGGACATTCCGGCGTTTTTGCGTCGCCGCTAG
- a CDS encoding FtsW/RodA/SpoVE family cell cycle protein codes for MSDPTLPQYIDDDEGDFNYSDAFKKPPRQPPAPPIDPQRVADRRRLFAAGFDLYLMLVVGVLCAVGLIMVYSASIDVSYQVTGNPDETTYFFIRQVRSMAIGLVALIFLARLDYHFWRRISVWMMFGVILLLIAVLRFGDTRFEAQRSLIRGSIQPGEIAKFTVVIYMAAWLASKRSKIKQITYGLLPFSVLVGTVAFLIVLQPDLSTAASILATALSMFFIAGADWIQLGVIGGAMGLVGWQLITHLDYASQRINAHLDAVSDLTQASSHVQQAVAAFLNGGLTGVGLGEGRQKFANNLPFPHTDSIFAVIGEETGLIGSFFVIALFVLLIYRGFTIARYAPDTFGGLLAAGVTCWIAYDALLNIAVMTALVPPTGVPLPFISYGGSSLVAAMAGIGLVLNVSRAAAKQAVPKRRQTPPVGRTDEEWRDSREDLDFSRGNRGRNIPRVSGRRGAS; via the coding sequence ATGTCTGATCCCACACTGCCGCAGTACATCGACGATGACGAGGGCGACTTTAACTATTCGGACGCCTTCAAAAAGCCGCCGCGCCAGCCACCCGCGCCGCCCATCGATCCGCAGCGGGTCGCGGACCGGCGACGTCTGTTCGCCGCCGGGTTCGACCTGTACCTGATGCTGGTGGTCGGCGTACTGTGCGCCGTCGGCCTGATCATGGTCTACAGCGCCTCAATCGACGTCAGCTATCAGGTGACGGGCAACCCGGACGAGACGACGTACTTCTTCATCCGCCAGGTACGCTCGATGGCGATCGGCCTCGTGGCGCTGATTTTCCTGGCGCGGCTGGATTACCACTTCTGGCGGCGCATTTCGGTGTGGATGATGTTCGGCGTGATCCTGCTGCTGATCGCCGTGTTGCGCTTCGGCGATACGCGCTTTGAGGCGCAGCGCTCACTGATTCGCGGCTCGATCCAGCCCGGTGAGATCGCCAAGTTCACCGTGGTGATCTACATGGCGGCGTGGCTGGCTTCCAAGCGCTCGAAGATCAAACAGATCACGTACGGCCTGCTGCCGTTCAGCGTGCTGGTCGGCACGGTCGCGTTTTTGATCGTGCTCCAGCCGGACCTCAGCACGGCGGCGAGCATCCTGGCAACCGCGCTCAGCATGTTCTTCATCGCGGGGGCGGACTGGATCCAGCTCGGTGTGATCGGTGGGGCGATGGGTCTCGTGGGTTGGCAGCTCATCACGCACCTCGACTACGCCAGCCAGCGTATCAACGCCCACCTCGACGCCGTCAGCGACCTGACACAGGCCAGCTCGCACGTACAGCAGGCGGTGGCGGCGTTCCTCAACGGCGGCCTGACGGGGGTCGGGCTGGGCGAGGGACGCCAGAAGTTTGCCAACAACCTGCCATTCCCACACACGGACAGCATCTTCGCCGTGATCGGCGAGGAGACGGGGCTGATTGGCTCGTTTTTTGTGATCGCGCTGTTCGTGCTGCTGATCTATCGCGGCTTTACCATCGCGCGCTACGCGCCGGACACGTTCGGCGGGCTGCTGGCAGCGGGTGTGACGTGCTGGATCGCGTACGACGCGCTGCTGAACATCGCGGTGATGACCGCGCTCGTGCCGCCGACCGGCGTGCCGCTGCCGTTCATCAGTTACGGCGGGTCGAGCCTCGTCGCGGCGATGGCGGGCATCGGGCTGGTCCTTAACGTTTCGCGGGCCGCCGCCAAACAGGCGGTGCCCAAGCGCCGCCAGACGCCGCCGGTGGGACGGACCGACGAAGAATGGAGAGACTCGCGTGAGGATCTTGATTTCAGCCGGGGGAACCGGGGGCGGAATATACCCCGCGTTAGCGGTCGCCGGGGCGCTTCGTAA
- the ftsA gene encoding cell division protein FtsA: MGELVVGIDVGTTKVCTIVGEVREADIHVLGVGIEPSHGMRKGAVVDVNALSGAISSSVHKAERTSGYEIGRAFVSLAGSHVESVNSTGVVGVSNQRGVQYNDLSRAMDAARAVSLPHGREVLHVIPRNYTLDEQTGLRSPIGMLGFRLEVEAHIITAATASIQNLEKCIEAAGVYVDRFILNPLAAGDAILTENEREAGVMVVDIGGGTTDIAMFVDGAVWHTAVIAVGGQHISNDIAHGLHLPFELAEAVKLEHGHADLQAISPLEAFPVQPFGEELPSKVQRADLVHIINARVAEIFELIMKEAKRSGYDSLLRAGIVLTGGSSLLPGMRQVAAETLNVPVRIAQPDNITGMVEALKSPAYSTSVGLLKLGLIMDLEDERRRNLHKNGSREARVDFGGLLKRAFSRLLPGEEDEG, encoded by the coding sequence ATGGGCGAACTGGTTGTAGGGATTGACGTAGGTACCACCAAGGTGTGTACCATTGTGGGGGAAGTTCGTGAAGCCGATATTCACGTGCTGGGCGTGGGGATTGAGCCGTCGCACGGGATGCGCAAAGGTGCCGTCGTCGATGTGAACGCCCTCAGCGGCGCGATTTCGTCGTCGGTGCACAAGGCAGAGCGGACCAGCGGTTACGAGATTGGCCGAGCGTTCGTCTCGCTGGCGGGCAGCCACGTCGAGTCGGTCAACAGCACCGGCGTGGTGGGCGTGTCCAACCAGCGCGGCGTGCAGTACAACGACCTGTCGCGCGCGATGGATGCGGCACGGGCGGTGTCCTTGCCTCACGGGCGCGAAGTGCTGCACGTGATCCCGCGTAACTACACGCTCGACGAGCAGACCGGGCTGCGCAGTCCAATCGGCATGCTCGGCTTCCGGCTCGAAGTCGAAGCGCATATCATCACGGCGGCGACGGCCAGCATCCAGAACCTCGAAAAGTGCATCGAGGCGGCAGGGGTGTACGTCGATCGCTTCATTCTGAACCCGCTGGCGGCGGGCGACGCGATCCTGACCGAAAACGAGCGCGAAGCCGGGGTGATGGTGGTGGACATCGGCGGCGGTACGACTGACATCGCCATGTTCGTGGACGGCGCGGTGTGGCACACGGCGGTGATCGCCGTGGGCGGGCAGCACATCAGCAACGATATCGCGCACGGCCTGCACCTGCCGTTCGAGCTGGCCGAGGCGGTCAAACTGGAGCACGGCCATGCCGACCTGCAGGCGATCAGCCCGCTGGAGGCATTCCCGGTTCAGCCGTTCGGCGAGGAGCTGCCCAGCAAGGTCCAGCGCGCGGATCTGGTGCATATTATCAACGCGCGCGTGGCCGAGATCTTCGAGCTGATCATGAAAGAAGCCAAGCGCAGCGGCTACGACTCGCTGCTGCGGGCGGGAATCGTGCTGACCGGGGGCAGCAGCCTGCTGCCGGGTATGCGCCAGGTGGCGGCGGAAACACTGAACGTGCCGGTGCGGATCGCCCAGCCGGATAACATCACCGGCATGGTCGAGGCGCTGAAAAGTCCCGCCTACAGTACCAGCGTAGGATTGCTCAAACTGGGCCTGATCATGGATCTTGAAGATGAGCGCCGCCGCAACCTGCACAAGAACGGATCGCGCGAGGCGCGGGTGGACTTTGGCGGCCTGCTCAAGCGCGCGTTTAGCCGCCTGCTGCCCGGCGAAGAGGACGAAGGCTAG
- the murB gene encoding UDP-N-acetylmuramate dehydrogenase: MSDPGAALQARFGDALRRDEPLARYTVARLGGPADWLVAVRSRADLVDAVRIAQAANLPWLVLGGGANVLAADAGLRGLVIVNRARDFAIAEDGTVTADSGMNLSTLGRRCMSQGLAGLEWAVNVPGTVGGAVVNNAGAHGGDMAGIVREVTLLDAADLSAATWDVAQMDYAYRHSALKGARDRYVVLGVTLALEPGHDPATLNARADAFVAHRKQTQPPGASLGSIFKNPPGDYAGRLIEAAGLKGFAIGGVQISPVHANFFVHTGQGTASDYRALIEHAQAAVEARFGVALALEIECIGDW, encoded by the coding sequence TTGAGCGATCCGGGTGCAGCCTTGCAGGCGCGGTTCGGGGACGCGCTGCGGCGCGATGAGCCATTGGCGCGCTACACCGTCGCACGGCTGGGCGGTCCGGCGGACTGGCTGGTCGCGGTACGCAGCCGGGCCGACCTCGTGGACGCGGTGCGGATCGCGCAGGCAGCGAATCTGCCGTGGCTGGTGCTGGGCGGCGGCGCGAACGTGCTGGCCGCCGACGCGGGCTTGCGCGGGCTGGTGATCGTCAACCGCGCCAGGGACTTCGCTATTGCGGAGGACGGGACCGTGACGGCGGACAGCGGCATGAACCTGTCCACGCTGGGACGGCGCTGCATGAGCCAGGGACTGGCCGGGCTGGAATGGGCGGTCAACGTGCCGGGTACGGTCGGCGGGGCGGTGGTCAACAACGCCGGGGCGCACGGCGGTGACATGGCCGGAATCGTGCGTGAGGTCACCCTGCTCGACGCGGCGGATTTGAGCGCGGCCACCTGGGACGTGGCGCAGATGGACTACGCCTACCGGCATTCCGCGCTCAAGGGTGCGCGGGACCGTTACGTCGTGCTGGGCGTGACGCTGGCCCTGGAACCGGGGCACGATCCGGCGACGCTCAATGCCCGCGCGGACGCATTCGTGGCGCACCGCAAGCAGACCCAGCCCCCAGGCGCCAGCCTGGGCAGCATCTTCAAGAATCCGCCGGGCGACTATGCCGGACGCCTGATCGAGGCGGCGGGGCTGAAGGGCTTCGCCATCGGCGGCGTGCAGATTTCCCCCGTGCATGCCAACTTCTTCGTGCACACCGGGCAGGGCACCGCGAGCGATTACCGCGCGCTGATCGAGCACGCCCAGGCCGCTGTCGAGGCGCGGTTCGGCGTCGCGCTGGCGCTTGAAATCGAATGCATCGGCGACTGGTAA
- a CDS encoding CvpA family protein: MIQLSSSLWFMIGLFAVIGFMRGWTKELIATAGIVLALFALRQFETIIIDPLTNGQQQAKFYLQAAILVLLAVFAYQTPPERFARGARAAREGIQENILGALIGGLNGYLLFGSLWWYMDNLEYPLSPNILPVVPGSASASMVSALPLSWMLSGDGNVLSLLMIGLFIFVIVAII; encoded by the coding sequence ATGATACAACTTTCCAGTTCCTTATGGTTCATGATCGGGCTGTTTGCAGTGATCGGGTTCATGCGCGGCTGGACCAAAGAGCTGATCGCCACCGCCGGGATCGTGCTGGCGCTGTTCGCGCTGCGCCAGTTCGAGACGATCATCATCGATCCGCTGACCAATGGCCAGCAGCAGGCCAAGTTTTATCTGCAGGCCGCGATCCTGGTGCTGCTCGCCGTGTTCGCCTATCAGACGCCGCCGGAGCGGTTCGCGCGCGGGGCACGCGCTGCGCGTGAGGGCATTCAGGAAAACATCCTGGGTGCGCTGATCGGCGGGCTGAACGGCTATCTGCTTTTTGGCTCGCTGTGGTGGTACATGGACAACCTCGAATATCCGCTGAGTCCCAACATCCTGCCCGTAGTACCCGGATCGGCCAGCGCCAGCATGGTCAGCGCGCTGCCGCTGAGCTGGATGCTGAGCGGCGACGGCAACGTGCTCTCGCTGCTGATGATCGGGCTGTTCATCTTCGTGATCGTCGCCATCATCTAG
- a CDS encoding cell division protein FtsQ/DivIB → MGSVSVTERRVARRVRKQQRADAQRPAVTNRRRTLFLVRLLSWRTVSGMIVLGLSIVLYLFLTADAFFVNSVAIGGEKYLSREEIFRDSDIAQRHVFWINGGDVAQRLEQVPNIADAQVVVGWPPNMVQILVTEREPVLTWEQGVRVWVDVNGIVMKQREDRPDLLRIVADETEDPIGVGSRIPQTVVDGALLLRKRYPNINVLLYDPVKGLGYRHGGGWTIWFGDGSNIDTKLLVYAQIEEQVIKAQGLQPGEVDVSSPDRPYLNVLWRENE, encoded by the coding sequence ATGGGTTCGGTTAGTGTTACCGAGCGCCGTGTGGCGCGCCGCGTCCGCAAGCAGCAGCGAGCCGACGCACAGCGGCCCGCCGTGACGAACCGCCGCCGAACTCTGTTTCTGGTCCGGCTGTTAAGCTGGCGTACCGTGTCCGGAATGATTGTTTTAGGGCTGTCGATCGTCCTGTACCTGTTTTTGACGGCGGACGCGTTTTTCGTGAACTCGGTCGCCATCGGTGGGGAGAAATACCTCTCACGCGAGGAAATCTTCCGTGACAGCGACATCGCGCAGCGGCACGTCTTCTGGATCAACGGTGGGGACGTCGCGCAGCGGCTGGAACAGGTGCCCAATATCGCCGACGCGCAGGTGGTGGTCGGCTGGCCGCCCAATATGGTCCAGATCCTGGTTACCGAGCGCGAGCCGGTGCTGACGTGGGAACAGGGCGTGCGTGTGTGGGTCGACGTGAATGGCATCGTGATGAAACAGCGCGAGGACCGTCCCGACCTGCTGCGCATCGTGGCGGACGAAACCGAAGACCCGATCGGCGTGGGGTCACGCATCCCGCAGACGGTGGTTGATGGCGCGCTGCTGCTGCGCAAGCGCTATCCGAACATCAACGTGCTGCTGTACGACCCGGTGAAGGGGCTGGGCTACCGGCACGGCGGGGGCTGGACGATCTGGTTCGGCGACGGGTCGAACATCGACACCAAGCTCCTGGTATACGCTCAGATTGAAGAGCAGGTGATCAAGGCACAGGGATTGCAGCCGGGTGAGGTGGACGTGAGTTCGCCGGACCGGCCTTATCTCAATGTGTTGTGGCGGGAAAACGAGTAG
- the nrdR gene encoding transcriptional regulator NrdR, whose protein sequence is MDKLLFLKFGTIDRHTDSGKSRREFAMKCPYCDAENDSFVVDTSRGTAEGIRRRRECKVCGRRFSTFERVIRSTPLLIKTNGEREAYDREKLIRGIQISCAKRPIAASGISSLADRIEAHLQNMGRDEVPSRVVGDMVIEGLKNLDPIAYIRYAIVYLGLDNLASVRDMLDTLLGDQNVKAGNGTSESSPIELVIDAAVAAAKESERTTASSSGGSDPEPPTSVPDRGLEPA, encoded by the coding sequence GTGGATAAACTTCTTTTCCTCAAATTTGGTACAATCGATCGTCATACAGATAGTGGTAAAAGCAGAAGAGAGTTCGCAATGAAATGCCCGTATTGTGACGCGGAAAATGATTCATTTGTTGTGGACACTTCACGTGGTACGGCTGAGGGGATTCGTCGCCGCCGGGAATGCAAAGTTTGTGGCCGGCGGTTCAGCACGTTCGAGCGTGTCATTCGCTCGACGCCTCTGTTGATCAAGACCAATGGGGAGCGCGAAGCGTACGACCGCGAGAAGCTCATTCGAGGCATCCAAATTTCGTGCGCCAAGCGCCCTATCGCGGCGTCGGGCATCAGCAGCCTGGCCGATCGCATCGAGGCGCATTTACAGAACATGGGCCGGGACGAAGTGCCGAGCCGGGTTGTGGGCGACATGGTGATCGAGGGCCTGAAGAACCTCGACCCGATCGCTTACATTCGTTATGCCATTGTTTATTTAGGGCTGGATAACTTGGCCAGCGTACGTGACATGCTGGATACCCTTTTGGGGGACCAGAACGTCAAGGCAGGGAACGGGACCTCAGAGTCGTCGCCGATCGAGCTGGTGATCGATGCTGCTGTTGCAGCGGCGAAGGAGTCTGAGCGTACAACCGCTTCCTCGTCGGGTGGGAGCGATCCGGAGCCACCAACATCCGTACCGGATCGCGGTTTAGAGCCAGCGTAA
- the murC gene encoding UDP-N-acetylmuramate--L-alanine ligase: MLHSGQHIHIIGIGGFGMSAIARVLLQQGYVVSGSDLHTNDLTRELAASGVTVYEGHAADNVRGADVVAISSAVPDSNPEAAEARAQGLPVLRRRDLLGALMADRVGIAVAGTHGKTTTTALLAHTLIEAGRDPTYIVGGVMQNTGTNAGVGAGPEFVIEADEYDRMFLGLRPKIAVVTNVEHDHPDCYPTWGEMAAAFEAFVHLLPQDGLLVVCADDEPAFALGKERWRTGGPVSSYGTGTASGDWTATEVDPDPAGGMRFNVRRGGQFGSVVGNVHLALDGQHNVQNALAVVAVASHLGVPFETIAAAFASFQGTRRRGEAMGQAGGVTVISDYAHHPTAIRVTLEAHRQRPGVRDLWAVWQPHTYGRLRALATDFTWCFSRADHVLVTDVYSVREQVSPGLDARGMADLIRRTDHPDARYTGAFGATAETLAREVQPGDVVLILSAGDAPEIGRRLLATLAAGSGEALR; the protein is encoded by the coding sequence ATGCTACATTCCGGCCAGCATATTCATATCATCGGCATCGGCGGGTTTGGCATGTCCGCCATCGCGCGCGTGCTGCTCCAGCAGGGCTACGTCGTCAGCGGATCGGATCTGCATACCAATGACCTCACGCGTGAGCTGGCTGCCAGCGGCGTGACGGTTTACGAAGGCCACGCGGCGGACAACGTGCGTGGCGCGGACGTGGTGGCGATCTCGTCCGCCGTGCCGGACAGCAATCCCGAAGCGGCGGAGGCGCGCGCGCAGGGCCTCCCGGTGCTGCGGCGGCGCGACCTGCTCGGCGCGCTGATGGCCGACCGCGTCGGGATCGCCGTGGCGGGCACGCACGGCAAGACGACCACCACCGCGCTGCTGGCCCACACGCTGATCGAGGCGGGCCGCGACCCGACGTATATCGTCGGCGGCGTGATGCAGAACACCGGGACCAACGCGGGCGTCGGGGCCGGGCCGGAGTTCGTGATCGAGGCCGATGAGTACGACCGCATGTTCCTCGGCTTGCGGCCCAAGATCGCAGTGGTGACCAACGTCGAGCACGATCATCCCGACTGCTACCCGACCTGGGGCGAGATGGCCGCCGCGTTCGAGGCGTTCGTGCACCTGCTGCCGCAAGACGGTCTGCTGGTGGTCTGCGCGGACGACGAACCGGCCTTTGCGCTGGGCAAGGAGCGCTGGCGTACGGGCGGTCCGGTGAGCAGCTACGGGACCGGCACGGCTTCCGGCGACTGGACCGCGACTGAGGTCGATCCGGACCCGGCGGGCGGCATGCGCTTCAACGTGCGGCGCGGCGGGCAGTTCGGCTCGGTGGTAGGTAACGTGCATTTGGCGCTGGACGGCCAGCACAACGTGCAGAACGCGCTGGCGGTCGTGGCGGTCGCCAGCCACCTGGGCGTGCCGTTCGAGACGATCGCGGCGGCATTTGCCAGCTTCCAGGGCACGCGGCGGCGCGGCGAGGCGATGGGGCAGGCGGGCGGCGTGACCGTGATCAGCGACTACGCGCACCACCCAACCGCGATCCGCGTCACGCTCGAAGCGCACCGCCAGAGGCCCGGCGTGCGCGACCTGTGGGCGGTGTGGCAGCCGCACACCTATGGGCGATTGCGTGCGCTGGCGACCGATTTTACGTGGTGCTTCAGCCGCGCCGATCACGTGCTGGTCACGGACGTGTATTCCGTGCGCGAGCAGGTATCGCCCGGCCTGGACGCGCGCGGCATGGCCGACCTGATCCGGCGCACCGATCACCCCGACGCGCGCTACACGGGCGCGTTTGGCGCGACGGCGGAGACGCTGGCGCGCGAGGTGCAGCCCGGTGACGTGGTGCTGATCCTCTCTGCGGGTGACGCGCCGGAGATCGGGCGGCGGCTGCTGGCGACGCTGGCGGCGGGCAGCGGGGAGGCGCTGCGTTGA